The following are from one region of the Marinomonas sp. CT5 genome:
- a CDS encoding DUF1304 domain-containing protein: MELIATIATTCVALLHLYIMYIEMFLWDKPKGMKIFKLQPEFAKASKVMAANQGLYNGFLAAGLLWGIWLGVAGIQVTVFFLLCVVIAGVYGAITSSRKILFVQGLPGLIALLAVLFAS; encoded by the coding sequence ATGGAACTGATTGCCACCATTGCCACAACGTGTGTCGCGCTTTTACATTTGTATATTATGTATATCGAAATGTTTCTCTGGGATAAGCCTAAGGGAATGAAAATATTCAAATTGCAGCCAGAATTTGCGAAAGCCAGTAAAGTCATGGCAGCAAACCAAGGGTTATATAATGGTTTTCTTGCTGCGGGCTTGTTGTGGGGAATATGGCTTGGTGTGGCAGGTATTCAGGTGACGGTATTCTTTTTGCTCTGTGTGGTGATTGCCGGTGTGTATGGCGCGATAACCTCAAGTAGGAAAATTTTATTCGTACAAGGTTTGCCTGGTTTGATTGCATTGCTTGCTGTTTTATTTGCGTCATAA
- a CDS encoding DinB family protein, with protein MASYNQWMNQSIYKAAAELSYADLVEEKGAFFGSVLGTLNHNLAGDIIWLKRFADHFIELSSLDLVRTIQRPAALNTQLFSELAPLQGQRFELDELIIAMMNEVSDEMLASALVYKNMKGIEHSQRFAFTLQHFFNHQTHHRGQITTLLSQMGTDFGTTDLITTIPSM; from the coding sequence ATGGCATCTTATAATCAATGGATGAATCAATCTATTTACAAGGCGGCGGCAGAGTTGAGTTATGCTGATCTGGTGGAAGAAAAAGGTGCGTTTTTTGGTTCGGTGCTAGGTACTCTAAATCATAACCTTGCAGGGGATATTATTTGGCTTAAACGCTTTGCCGATCATTTTATTGAGCTTTCCAGTCTAGACTTGGTTCGCACCATACAAAGACCAGCGGCACTTAACACGCAATTGTTTAGTGAATTAGCGCCATTGCAAGGTCAGCGTTTTGAGTTAGATGAGTTAATTATTGCCATGATGAATGAAGTCTCGGATGAAATGCTGGCATCGGCGCTGGTATATAAAAACATGAAAGGAATCGAACATTCGCAAAGATTTGCTTTTACATTGCAGCATTTTTTTAATCATCAAACTCACCATCGCGGACAAATAACCACGTTACTATCTCAAATGGGCACTGATTTTGGCACAACCGATCTTATAACCACCATTCCTTCTATGTAA
- a CDS encoding leucine-rich repeat-containing protein kinase family protein has protein sequence MHTLDQLNRSELKGVVRLQLSEGLTTFPEAIFDLADSLEILDLSNNQLCDLPEDLSRLKKLRILFCSNNRFTHLPEVLGQCENLEMIGFKNNQISSVSSLSLPTQTRWLILTDNEIAFLPDDFGKLVRLQKLALAGNRLTSLPDSIVHCQKLELIRLSANQLVAFPDALLALPRLAWLAFSGNPFCAERDPHNEFKTVSFRDLDLHQVLGQGASGVISLATWKENTFNFSDSVAVKVFKGEVTSDGYPEDELDACLAVGSHDNLVQPLAKVTEQDCSALVMELIPAHYTNLGKPPSLESCTRDTFADDQQFSIDKIARIIEQVDQLVSHFCSKKISHGDLYAHNTLINEEGHILFGDFGAASKYANLSANQQRGIERIERRAFGFFIDDMLGLCVQEDRNTELYQLLRSHAFS, from the coding sequence TTGCACACACTTGACCAACTTAATCGCAGCGAGTTGAAGGGCGTGGTTCGCCTACAATTGTCCGAAGGTTTAACAACGTTTCCTGAAGCCATTTTTGACCTTGCTGATAGCCTAGAAATTTTAGATTTATCGAATAATCAGCTATGCGATTTACCAGAAGATTTATCCCGACTAAAAAAACTTCGGATACTGTTTTGTTCGAATAATCGTTTTACGCATCTGCCAGAGGTTCTTGGGCAGTGTGAAAACTTGGAGATGATTGGTTTTAAAAATAACCAAATATCAAGCGTATCTTCCTTGTCTTTGCCCACACAGACTCGTTGGCTTATTTTGACGGATAACGAGATTGCCTTCCTACCTGATGACTTTGGTAAGTTGGTTCGACTGCAAAAACTGGCGCTGGCGGGTAATCGCTTAACGTCTCTTCCAGACTCCATAGTGCATTGTCAAAAATTAGAGCTCATACGTTTGTCGGCAAATCAGCTGGTGGCTTTTCCTGATGCATTATTAGCACTACCGCGTTTGGCTTGGCTGGCATTTTCAGGTAATCCATTCTGTGCAGAGCGTGATCCGCATAATGAATTTAAAACCGTATCATTTCGAGACTTAGACTTGCATCAGGTATTAGGGCAGGGCGCATCTGGGGTTATTTCTCTTGCCACATGGAAAGAAAACACCTTTAACTTTTCAGATTCGGTTGCGGTAAAAGTTTTCAAAGGTGAGGTGACCAGTGACGGTTACCCTGAAGATGAGCTGGATGCGTGCCTTGCTGTTGGTAGTCACGATAATTTAGTTCAACCTCTTGCCAAGGTGACAGAGCAGGATTGTTCCGCTCTTGTAATGGAACTCATCCCTGCCCATTATACAAATTTAGGCAAACCGCCCAGCTTGGAGTCTTGCACTCGGGATACTTTTGCTGATGATCAACAATTTTCAATTGATAAAATTGCCCGAATTATTGAACAAGTGGATCAGCTGGTGTCACACTTTTGTAGCAAAAAAATCAGTCACGGAGACTTATATGCCCACAATACTCTGATCAATGAAGAAGGGCATATTTTGTTTGGCGATTTTGGGGCGGCTTCAAAATATGCCAATTTATCAGCTAATCAACAGCGCGGGATTGAGCGCATAGAGCGACGTGCCTTTGGTTTTTTTATTGATGATATGCTGGGGTTATGTGTTCAAGAGGATAGAAATACGGAGCTTTATCAATTACTTCGATCTCATGCTTTTTCATAG
- a CDS encoding 6,7-dimethyl-8-ribityllumazine synthase: MNQSSTNNIEFTPATKRIAILHASWHEDIVLKCVDGFKNELIARGYDASLIDVIPVPGGYEIPLQAKLLAKSGQYSAIAGTALVVDGGIYRHDFVASTICNALMQVQLETEVPVLTAVLTPHNFHEHDEHKEYFSRHFVKKGVELANACDQTIRLTEKAKQML, translated from the coding sequence ATGAATCAGAGCTCAACGAATAACATTGAATTCACTCCAGCCACAAAACGCATTGCAATTCTTCACGCTTCTTGGCACGAAGACATCGTTCTAAAATGTGTTGATGGCTTTAAAAACGAACTTATCGCTCGCGGTTATGATGCTTCATTAATTGACGTTATTCCCGTTCCTGGTGGTTACGAAATTCCATTACAAGCAAAACTGCTAGCCAAAAGTGGACAATACTCTGCGATAGCAGGTACAGCCCTAGTGGTAGATGGCGGTATTTATCGTCATGATTTCGTTGCTTCCACGATTTGTAATGCTTTAATGCAAGTGCAATTGGAAACAGAAGTACCAGTACTAACAGCCGTACTGACACCGCACAATTTCCACGAACATGACGAGCACAAAGAGTATTTCAGTCGCCATTTTGTTAAGAAAGGGGTTGAACTGGCCAATGCTTGTGACCAAACCATTCGCTTAACAGAGAAAGCGAAACAAATGCTTTAA
- a CDS encoding MliC family protein — protein MQIKKFLLQIVFVGIAFFGVTACSSIHKDTALDDGSYELEDIDQTNSADYLCDNAPLNIFFHADQAKMSWKDKSYLLTHAVSASGSFYLGEGLSFWIHGDEAELEFNTQEKAHCHLVRIES, from the coding sequence GTGCAGATTAAAAAGTTTCTGTTACAAATTGTTTTCGTTGGTATTGCCTTCTTTGGAGTTACAGCTTGTAGTTCTATACACAAAGATACGGCTTTAGATGATGGTTCATATGAATTAGAAGATATCGATCAGACCAATTCAGCCGACTATCTTTGTGACAACGCGCCATTGAATATATTCTTTCATGCAGATCAAGCCAAGATGTCTTGGAAGGACAAAAGTTATTTGTTGACTCATGCTGTTAGTGCGTCTGGCTCATTTTACTTGGGTGAGGGCTTGTCCTTTTGGATTCATGGTGACGAAGCTGAGTTAGAGTTTAATACTCAAGAGAAAGCGCATTGTCATTTGGTTCGTATTGAATCTTAA
- the cobJ gene encoding precorrin-3B C(17)-methyltransferase, with the protein MSKLFVMGMGPGDLGLVAPNATKALSVCSDWVAYGYYLDLLGELSEGKTFHNLPLGEEIGRARLALDLASQGKSTALISSGDIGIYAMATLVFELLDMQLQGKEDHPEWLDVDMEVIPGISAMQAGASRVGAMLGHDFCTISLSDLLTPWETIDKRLHACGAGDFVVSFYNPVSKKRDWQLNHARDVLLQYRPASTPVMIGRQLTRPEEEITFTTLGELDAKDVDMFTMVSVGNSDTKHIVNGDKHWIYTPRGYSKKL; encoded by the coding sequence ATGAGCAAGTTATTTGTAATGGGTATGGGGCCCGGTGATTTGGGCTTAGTTGCACCAAACGCCACTAAAGCCTTGAGCGTATGCAGCGATTGGGTTGCTTATGGCTATTATTTAGATCTATTAGGCGAACTCAGTGAGGGCAAAACCTTCCATAACTTACCACTTGGTGAAGAGATAGGGCGCGCCCGCTTAGCCCTTGATTTGGCTTCGCAAGGTAAAAGCACAGCCTTGATTTCCAGTGGTGATATTGGCATTTATGCCATGGCGACTTTGGTGTTTGAATTGCTGGATATGCAATTGCAAGGCAAAGAAGACCATCCAGAATGGTTGGATGTCGATATGGAAGTCATTCCGGGTATATCTGCAATGCAAGCGGGTGCCAGTCGAGTTGGGGCCATGCTTGGTCATGATTTCTGTACCATCTCTCTCTCCGATTTATTAACCCCATGGGAAACCATAGATAAGCGCTTGCATGCTTGTGGTGCTGGTGACTTTGTGGTGTCTTTTTACAACCCTGTCTCGAAGAAACGCGACTGGCAATTGAATCATGCTCGTGATGTTTTGTTGCAGTATCGTCCTGCTAGTACGCCTGTGATGATTGGCCGTCAGCTCACTCGTCCCGAAGAAGAGATTACTTTTACAACACTGGGTGAATTAGATGCCAAAGACGTAGACATGTTTACCATGGTCAGCGTAGGGAACTCAGATACGAAACACATAGTCAATGGTGACAAGCATTGGATTTACACACCGCGTGGCTACTCTAAAAAGCTGTAA
- the cobM gene encoding precorrin-4 C(11)-methyltransferase, with protein sequence MKVYFIGAGPGDPDLMTVKAVKTIERCPIILYAGSLIPTQVIDSVRGSAEAIYDTAEMNLDETTSVIEKAAQEGKDVARLQSGDPALYGAIGEQIRRLEALDIDYEVIPGVSAVAASAALLRKELTLSGVSQTVIMTRYEGKTPFPERERLPALAQSGATLAIHLGITRIHKIVEELIPHYGEDCPVAVCYRTSWPDQDYVVGTLADIVAKVREKKFTRTSLILVGKVLDTEDFADSYLYDKGQAHIFRKIHKSKKN encoded by the coding sequence ATGAAGGTTTACTTTATTGGCGCAGGCCCTGGTGATCCAGATTTAATGACGGTGAAAGCAGTTAAAACCATCGAGCGATGTCCGATCATTCTTTATGCTGGCTCACTTATTCCAACACAAGTTATCGATAGCGTACGTGGCAGCGCCGAGGCTATTTACGATACCGCGGAAATGAACCTTGATGAAACCACCTCAGTCATTGAAAAAGCCGCGCAAGAAGGCAAGGATGTTGCCCGTTTGCAGTCTGGTGATCCTGCTTTGTATGGCGCTATCGGTGAGCAAATTCGCCGCTTGGAAGCGTTAGACATTGATTACGAAGTGATTCCTGGCGTCAGTGCGGTAGCGGCGTCGGCGGCATTACTTCGCAAAGAATTGACCTTATCGGGCGTTTCCCAAACGGTCATTATGACCCGCTATGAAGGTAAAACCCCGTTTCCAGAAAGAGAGCGATTGCCCGCGTTAGCGCAAAGCGGCGCGACACTAGCCATTCATCTTGGCATTACTCGCATTCATAAAATTGTTGAAGAACTCATTCCTCATTATGGTGAAGATTGTCCGGTTGCTGTGTGTTATCGCACAAGTTGGCCAGATCAGGACTATGTTGTGGGAACTTTAGCGGATATTGTTGCCAAAGTAAGAGAGAAAAAATTCACTCGCACCAGTTTGATCTTGGTCGGGAAGGTATTAGACACAGAAGATTTTGCCGACTCCTATTTGTACGATAAAGGGCAAGCGCATATTTTTCGTAAGATACATAAGTCTAAGAAAAACTAA
- the cobW gene encoding cobalamin biosynthesis protein CobW, protein MQLNKIPTTIVTGFLGSGKTTLLSNVLKQAAGKRIAVIVNEFGELDIDSDLLRSCPLDCPEGVEEGSQRSDDGFYELANGCICCTVEEEFLPVMQQLVARRGDIDHILIETSGLALPKPLVQAFNWPGIKEHCTVDAVITVVDGAAVAAGRFAHDEDKVQAQRLADESLDHDPSLQELLDDQLSAADLVVVSKNDLLSDEERAQVQAVITNEVPNTVKTVYIENGEAALDLLLGIDAATESRIDDVHNHHDHHHAHGEHHEHAHDHFDSFVVTLGEVQTDLLQETLTQLVEEHNIFRIKGFAAVHGKPMRKVFQVVGTRIDRYFDRLWQPDEVRKTQLVFIGKGISKEQIENVLHDALSA, encoded by the coding sequence ATGCAATTGAATAAAATACCGACAACAATTGTGACTGGCTTTTTGGGCAGTGGTAAAACAACATTATTGTCGAATGTACTTAAACAAGCGGCTGGAAAGCGCATAGCAGTCATTGTTAATGAATTTGGTGAGCTAGACATCGACTCAGATCTTTTGCGCTCTTGTCCACTTGATTGTCCAGAAGGTGTGGAAGAAGGAAGCCAGCGCAGTGACGATGGCTTTTATGAACTCGCCAATGGCTGCATTTGCTGCACAGTAGAAGAAGAGTTTTTGCCTGTAATGCAGCAGTTGGTCGCCCGTCGTGGTGACATTGATCATATTTTGATTGAAACCAGTGGTTTGGCGTTGCCAAAGCCTTTGGTTCAAGCGTTTAACTGGCCAGGCATTAAAGAGCATTGCACAGTGGATGCGGTGATTACCGTTGTCGATGGCGCGGCTGTTGCGGCGGGTCGTTTTGCTCATGATGAAGACAAAGTTCAGGCACAACGTCTAGCGGATGAAAGTTTGGACCACGACCCTAGTTTGCAAGAATTATTAGATGATCAGCTAAGTGCCGCCGATCTGGTTGTCGTCAGTAAAAACGACTTATTGAGCGACGAAGAACGTGCTCAAGTTCAAGCTGTCATTACCAATGAAGTGCCAAATACGGTTAAAACCGTTTATATCGAAAACGGTGAAGCCGCATTGGATCTTTTGTTAGGTATTGATGCTGCAACGGAAAGTCGCATTGATGACGTGCATAATCATCACGACCATCATCATGCGCACGGTGAGCATCACGAACACGCTCATGATCATTTTGATTCTTTTGTGGTGACGTTAGGAGAAGTGCAAACGGATCTTTTGCAAGAAACCCTGACGCAGCTGGTAGAAGAACACAATATTTTCCGTATCAAAGGTTTTGCGGCGGTTCATGGCAAGCCGATGCGTAAAGTGTTTCAAGTGGTGGGTACCCGTATAGACCGTTACTTTGATCGTTTGTGGCAGCCAGATGAAGTGCGTAAAACTCAGTTAGTCTTTATTGGTAAAGGCATTAGTAAAGAGCAGATTGAGAATGTTCTGCACGATGCTTTGAGTGCTTGA
- the cobN gene encoding cobaltochelatase subunit CobN, protein MHLLAAKPGGFVDDEGIVDLGQTPADLVILAAADSVLGALGSALDQIEAFRCSNDGLDEVRLPSVRLANWMQLVKPAAYDLYEHKVLDHAKVVVVSLLGGEHYWSYGFQRLQAWAKGKAGRTLIVVPGDDTQDPALMRASTAQPEDCHRVWRYLRESGQTNSQQLFYFLADRYLDQTCPWQEPAPLPSALIYHAGHSSGFAQWQRHYKDCLAEDRPVAILAFYRSHLQSGNTAMFDGLIGVLEQEGLVPLAVAVSSLKDDVSVGLIESLVERTQAKVILNTTGFAANRVGSPDLSSEPTDFQSAFASPIPVLQLILSGSTEEDWQGQTQGLRSRDVAMQIVLPEMDGRIVTRAVSFKALSHYNDIAQVDLVRYELHQERARFVAQLAMRFAHLASKPNHEKRIAFVLANYPTKDGRIGNGVGLDTPASAVNLLKALEEAGYPIENIPDHGNALIEELLGAVTNNPNSLHERGCWQSLALEDYLEYFYQLPLECQNAVWDRWGPPEDDHKCREQNGQRRIMLAGIRLGDTFVGIQPARGFNLDLAANYHDPDLIPPHSYLAFYFWLRHVYKVDAFVHVGKHGNLEWLPGKGTALSASCWPDIALGPMPHFYPFIVNDPGEGAQAKRRTQAVIIDHLMPPMTRAETYGEMAELENLVDEYYQAMGMDVRRESWLREQILQKVQTSHLLEELTGIEPDNEDTVLEGLDAYLCDIKEAQIRHGLHRLGELPEDDKLADTLVALLRLPRGSDITSQGILHALVNDLSLQHDGFDPMKSERTSWAGDKPDVLLAVSSLAWRTHADTKERLELLAKSLVLSHLMGNESTEELAAKLPHTAMLLAHSKKRLLVALQQSAQDEIQALITGLAGGFIPPGPSGAPTRGRLDTLPTGRNFFSVDNRAIPSPAAWAIGQQSAEALIQRHLQEHGDYPKDLGLSVWGTATMRTGGDDIAQAFALMGVRPIWAAGSNRVTDFEILSCMQLGRPRVDVTLRVSGFFRDAFANVMRLYDAAVQAIADYQEPGNGNVIRANVEARKSKLLAQGMSAEEASRQASYRVFGSKPGAYGAGLQGLIDERCWDTKADLAEAYVNWGGYAYGSNNDGTNNKGEGVEAKAAFVERLSQLDAVVQNQDNREHDILDSDDYYQFQGGMTNAVTEFRGQAPSVYHNDHSNPSSPKIRTLKEELNRVVRSRVLNPKWIEAMQTHGYKGAFEMTATVDYLFAYDATTDLVSDYQYEQVTDRLFLDPDNQAFIRDNNPHALEEMGERLLEAIQRGMWQNADAHKEKIQSLLLDLDQQQEQRQ, encoded by the coding sequence GTGCACTTATTAGCAGCCAAACCGGGTGGCTTTGTCGACGATGAGGGGATTGTCGATCTTGGTCAAACGCCAGCAGACTTAGTGATTTTGGCGGCGGCTGATAGTGTACTCGGCGCACTGGGTAGCGCTCTCGACCAGATCGAAGCTTTCCGTTGTTCCAATGATGGATTGGACGAAGTGCGATTACCGAGTGTTCGACTGGCCAATTGGATGCAGCTGGTCAAACCCGCTGCTTACGATTTATACGAACATAAGGTGCTCGATCACGCCAAAGTCGTGGTGGTTTCGCTACTGGGTGGGGAGCATTATTGGTCCTATGGTTTCCAGCGTTTGCAAGCTTGGGCGAAAGGGAAAGCGGGGCGCACTCTCATTGTGGTTCCGGGGGACGATACGCAAGATCCTGCATTAATGAGAGCGTCTACGGCGCAACCAGAAGACTGTCATCGTGTTTGGCGCTATCTACGTGAAAGCGGCCAAACCAATTCACAGCAATTATTCTATTTCCTCGCAGATCGTTACCTTGATCAAACTTGTCCTTGGCAAGAACCCGCGCCTTTACCTAGTGCGCTAATTTATCATGCTGGTCATTCTAGTGGGTTTGCTCAATGGCAACGTCATTATAAAGATTGCTTGGCTGAAGATCGTCCCGTTGCCATTTTGGCTTTTTATCGCTCGCATTTACAAAGCGGAAATACCGCCATGTTTGATGGCCTGATTGGGGTATTGGAGCAAGAAGGCTTGGTGCCTTTGGCTGTGGCTGTGAGTTCACTCAAAGATGATGTGTCCGTAGGCTTAATTGAATCCCTAGTGGAACGCACTCAAGCCAAAGTCATTCTAAATACCACAGGCTTTGCCGCAAATCGTGTAGGCAGCCCTGATCTATCATCCGAACCGACAGATTTTCAATCCGCATTTGCTTCGCCCATTCCAGTACTGCAGTTGATTTTGTCAGGCAGTACTGAAGAAGACTGGCAGGGGCAAACGCAAGGCTTGCGCAGTCGTGATGTGGCTATGCAGATTGTTTTGCCTGAAATGGACGGCCGCATTGTTACCCGTGCTGTGAGTTTTAAAGCATTAAGTCACTACAATGACATCGCTCAAGTGGATTTGGTACGTTACGAATTACACCAAGAGCGAGCGCGTTTTGTTGCTCAGCTGGCGATGCGCTTCGCCCATTTAGCCAGTAAACCCAACCATGAAAAACGCATTGCTTTTGTGTTGGCAAATTATCCAACGAAAGACGGCCGTATTGGCAATGGGGTTGGGCTGGATACGCCAGCGTCAGCGGTTAATTTATTAAAAGCATTAGAAGAAGCTGGTTATCCGATAGAGAATATTCCAGATCATGGCAATGCCTTGATCGAGGAATTGCTTGGGGCTGTTACCAATAACCCCAATAGTCTGCATGAACGAGGTTGCTGGCAGAGTCTCGCCCTGGAAGACTATTTAGAGTATTTCTATCAGCTGCCGTTGGAATGCCAAAACGCGGTTTGGGATCGTTGGGGACCGCCAGAAGACGATCATAAATGCCGCGAGCAAAATGGTCAGCGTCGTATCATGTTGGCGGGGATTCGCTTAGGTGACACCTTTGTCGGTATTCAGCCTGCCCGTGGGTTTAATTTGGATCTTGCGGCGAACTACCATGATCCAGATTTGATTCCGCCTCACAGCTATTTGGCTTTTTACTTTTGGCTGCGTCACGTCTACAAAGTCGATGCCTTTGTGCACGTGGGAAAACATGGCAACCTTGAATGGTTACCGGGCAAAGGTACGGCTTTGTCTGCTTCTTGCTGGCCTGATATTGCCCTTGGGCCAATGCCACACTTTTATCCCTTTATCGTGAATGATCCGGGGGAAGGGGCGCAAGCCAAGCGTCGTACCCAAGCGGTGATTATTGACCATCTTATGCCGCCGATGACACGTGCAGAAACCTATGGCGAGATGGCCGAATTAGAAAATCTAGTTGATGAATATTATCAAGCCATGGGAATGGATGTGCGCCGTGAAAGCTGGTTGCGCGAGCAAATTCTTCAGAAAGTCCAAACCTCTCATTTATTGGAAGAGTTAACCGGTATCGAACCTGATAATGAAGACACTGTGCTGGAAGGTTTGGATGCCTATTTATGTGACATTAAAGAAGCTCAAATTCGCCATGGTTTGCATCGTTTAGGGGAGCTACCCGAAGACGATAAATTGGCGGATACGCTGGTGGCCTTGTTGCGTTTACCACGAGGCAGTGACATCACTAGCCAAGGCATTTTGCACGCATTAGTGAACGATTTGTCATTGCAGCACGACGGCTTTGATCCAATGAAAAGTGAGCGCACGTCTTGGGCTGGTGACAAGCCAGACGTCTTGTTAGCGGTAAGTAGTTTGGCTTGGCGAACCCATGCCGACACCAAAGAGCGCTTAGAATTATTGGCTAAATCCTTGGTGCTCAGTCATTTGATGGGCAATGAATCAACCGAGGAATTGGCCGCCAAGCTGCCTCACACCGCCATGCTATTGGCACACAGTAAAAAGCGCCTATTAGTTGCTTTGCAACAAAGTGCGCAGGATGAAATACAAGCCTTGATTACGGGGTTGGCGGGGGGCTTTATTCCTCCAGGGCCTAGTGGCGCGCCGACACGTGGGCGGCTCGACACATTACCGACAGGACGCAATTTCTTCTCGGTGGATAATCGCGCCATTCCGTCACCAGCGGCGTGGGCAATTGGTCAGCAATCGGCCGAAGCGTTAATCCAGCGACACTTACAGGAGCATGGGGATTATCCAAAAGATTTGGGATTGTCTGTGTGGGGAACGGCCACCATGCGAACTGGCGGCGATGATATTGCACAGGCCTTTGCTTTGATGGGAGTGCGTCCTATTTGGGCGGCTGGTTCAAACCGAGTGACGGATTTTGAAATTCTTTCCTGCATGCAATTAGGACGTCCACGCGTGGATGTCACCTTGCGCGTTTCGGGCTTCTTTCGTGATGCCTTTGCCAATGTCATGCGCCTTTATGATGCCGCGGTACAAGCCATTGCCGATTATCAAGAGCCAGGCAATGGCAATGTTATTCGTGCTAACGTGGAAGCGCGCAAAAGCAAATTGCTCGCTCAAGGTATGAGCGCGGAAGAAGCCAGCCGCCAAGCTTCCTATCGGGTATTTGGTAGTAAACCAGGTGCCTATGGTGCTGGGTTGCAAGGCTTGATTGACGAGCGTTGCTGGGATACCAAAGCGGATCTTGCGGAAGCTTATGTGAACTGGGGCGGTTATGCATACGGTTCCAATAATGACGGAACAAATAATAAGGGCGAAGGGGTAGAAGCCAAAGCGGCGTTTGTTGAGCGTTTGTCGCAACTGGATGCGGTTGTACAAAACCAAGATAACCGCGAACATGATATTCTTGATTCAGACGATTATTATCAATTCCAAGGTGGCATGACCAACGCGGTGACGGAATTTCGTGGTCAAGCACCGAGTGTGTATCACAACGATCATTCGAATCCGAGCTCACCCAAAATTCGCACTTTGAAAGAAGAGTTAAACCGAGTAGTAAGATCACGGGTACTGAACCCTAAATGGATAGAAGCCATGCAAACACATGGTTATAAAGGCGCTTTTGAAATGACCGCTACGGTGGATTATCTATTTGCTTATGACGCGACAACGGATTTAGTGTCGGATTATCAATACGAACAAGTGACCGATCGATTATTTCTTGATCCAGACAATCAAGCCTTTATACGCGATAATAACCCCCATGCGCTGGAAGAAATGGGCGAGCGCTTATTAGAAGCGATACAACGAGGCATGTGGCAAAACGCCGATGCTCATAAAGAAAAAATTCAATCCTTGTTGCTTGATTTAGATCAGCAGCAAGAGCAACGTCAGTGA
- a CDS encoding sirohydrochlorin chelatase, whose product MSNKEQAKKGIMICGHGSRDKDAEREFGLVAKGLKERYPDLPVEYGFLEFSAPNIHMGLNSLVNQGVEEIYAVPGMLFAATHAKNDIPSVLTTYEEKHPGLHITYGRELGLQDDMIEAFQARIYESLGLYPENPPENLYDTMLVVVGRGTSDTSANAEAAKLTRIVNENMGFGWADTVYSGVTYPSVGVGLEKLMKLGFKRIVVAPYFLFTGRLIKRIQGYVNKVAEANPGVELIQTHYLSDHSRVIDAFQNRVEEIMQGELQTGEETLMNSFKRRLAAGEVDVHHHHAEFVDPQDDTQGLSEFDAKHVNVVQSEGHDHAHSLVLKHDHSHGHSHSHDHSHGHSHDHSHGHSHSHGHSHDHGHSHGVYKHIGHPMGPRTMIGEGVCCCFMSQFTDEILEEEKDKIEGDCTKTAFAHR is encoded by the coding sequence ATGAGCAATAAAGAACAGGCCAAAAAGGGCATTATGATTTGTGGTCATGGCAGCCGTGATAAAGACGCGGAGCGTGAATTTGGCTTAGTGGCAAAAGGACTTAAAGAGCGTTATCCAGACCTTCCTGTGGAATATGGCTTTCTTGAATTTTCTGCGCCCAATATTCATATGGGGCTAAATAGCTTGGTAAACCAAGGTGTGGAAGAAATCTACGCTGTACCGGGTATGTTGTTTGCTGCGACCCATGCGAAAAACGACATTCCTTCTGTACTGACAACGTACGAAGAAAAGCACCCAGGTTTGCATATTACCTACGGTCGTGAGTTAGGCCTACAAGACGACATGATCGAAGCCTTTCAAGCGCGCATTTATGAATCGCTTGGCCTTTACCCTGAAAACCCACCAGAAAATTTATACGACACCATGCTGGTGGTGGTGGGGCGTGGTACGTCTGATACGTCGGCCAATGCCGAAGCCGCTAAGCTGACTCGTATCGTCAATGAAAATATGGGTTTTGGTTGGGCGGATACCGTCTATTCTGGGGTGACTTACCCTTCTGTTGGTGTGGGTCTTGAAAAACTCATGAAGCTTGGTTTTAAGCGCATTGTGGTGGCGCCTTACTTCTTGTTTACCGGTCGTTTGATTAAACGCATTCAAGGTTATGTGAACAAAGTGGCTGAAGCGAACCCAGGTGTGGAATTGATTCAAACTCATTACCTAAGTGACCACTCTCGCGTGATTGATGCCTTTCAAAACCGTGTTGAAGAGATCATGCAAGGAGAACTGCAAACGGGCGAAGAAACCTTGATGAACTCCTTCAAGCGCCGCCTTGCCGCTGGTGAAGTGGATGTGCATCATCACCATGCGGAGTTTGTAGATCCGCAAGATGATACACAAGGTTTGTCTGAGTTTGATGCGAAGCATGTGAATGTGGTTCAGTCAGAAGGTCATGATCATGCACACTCTTTAGTGCTAAAGCATGATCACAGCCACGGTCATTCCCACAGCCACGACCATTCACACGGTCATAGCCATGATCACTCACATGGGCACAGCCATTCGCATGGGCATTCCCATGATCACGGACATAGCCATGGTGTTTACAAGCACATTGGTCACCCAATGGGACCGCGTACTATGATTGGTGAAGGGGTTTGCTGCTGCTTTATGAGCCAGTTTACGGATGAGATTCTCGAAGAAGAGAAAGATAAAATCGAGGGTGATTGCACGAAAACTGCGTTTGCCCATCGATAA